The following nucleotide sequence is from Acyrthosiphon pisum isolate AL4f chromosome A2, pea_aphid_22Mar2018_4r6ur, whole genome shotgun sequence.
GGATCATGTAGTATTTATCAGCAAATAGGCGACCGCCAACTGTAATAGGTATTAGTAATAGCATTGAGTATaaatactatctatactcaatggtgataggtacctacgtacctaCTCTTGTCTCTTGGATATGGTATGTATTGCATTCAGttcaaagtaaaaatattaaaaaaataaaataaataggacaCAGGTATAGTTTTCTTCCTAGGAAATGttaaagttgaaaaaaacatattattaaaatgtacttagACACGTCATGTTACATAATTGTtcagtgtttttatttatatacctaatggctaatattaatattaataaataatattaataatataataataatctatttattatattaaagtatacagtataacaattaacaaataagacctgatacattttttatattatacgtgtaacaCAAGTGATTatgaattgtaaataaaaattttaaaatattgtttaaaataaaagttatttcatctgcCAAGTCTTCCTATTAGTCCTGTTAGCCCTGCATACACCAAACAGCAATTGTTTtcaagaatacaatttataggcaaatacaataataagttaatagttgttaataattaacatagttACATGGTAAATGgggtaatacaattaatttaagagAACACAATTAAATGTTTGCAATGCtgtattgatatttgaaaatctatcaaaaaattattaatacataatatttgtttttttttcaagctcAAAGGATTAAAGGCCTTAACAATTCAAAAGAAAATCATTTATTTCTTGATCATTAtgatttgttgttttattttatacccaACCTATCATAATCGAGTGCTACATAACAAGAACAAGGGCAATGAAGACTTGGATTTGGAAGAGCCATCAGAAATAAAGCATTCGTATGACCAATTCCAAGTTCTGAAACACAatgattatattgataaaataagaaaaattaaacagaaatttgtatgaaaatacaagtttttttaaattagtttactGGCCTCGGAGACATATGctacctattattttactatattattgatatgtatttaatatttttaatacaaagtaggtaatatacaataattatatctatgcttattatatctatacaatcTATGCTTAGTGGtttatacagtaaatatttGGAATATGGGCAagttacataattgtatacttaatggAAATAaaccaaacaaattatttaaatatgtatatatatatataatataaataagttgaCAATGTTGATTGTTGAGGAGAGAAACCACCAATGGCACACACAATTGGAAATAACCTATTGGTTTACCTGGTTTGTAcctaacttttttaaaattataacatagattttaaatattcaataattaatacctatagaaCTTACCCAAGATTCAAGAATAAAACTTtacttatgacaaaaataatattcaatgttttattttaacactaatttagtttttatttatatgtattattgtattcatgAGTCATAACATAAACATCTAttcaataaatagaaaataatatgtacaataatttaaacataaacataatttattcaagaacattattagaaaaataagttataagtgaCATAATCTGAGGcagataattgtttaaataattattggaaaTAAGCCAACAAAAAAGCAaaaatggttgaaaaaaaatatgtagaatatttattttaactattaggtatttctccagtaatttattgaatacaataaaaaataaacaatataatatatacacaaatattgataataatatatatattatataactattagttTAAATAGCCAAAATGGATTTAAATGTGAAACATTTATAACACAGGTTCTGAAACTTATTTTATCTACCGCTTACTTTGAGAatcaaacattttctaaatCCCCAACATTATAAAACAGTAGTTATTgctattatgatatttaaacatGCCATAGTATCCAATGCTTGAACTTTAGAAAGGGGATgcaaaagtttttataatatgtgtgtacctGTATATTGAAATATCTCATTTATTTGGATATAATTAGAAGGCtaagggatttttttttttttttttttttc
It contains:
- the LOC100572304 gene encoding uncharacterized protein LOC100572304, which encodes MSYSNSSKDTVLQLSVGKSNSSQKKHTNLKRYIIRWLKGLKALTIQKKIIYFLIIMICCFILYPTYHNRVLHNKNKGNEDLDLEEPSEIKHSYDQFQVLKHNDYIDKIRKIKQKFV